In Chitinophaga sp. H8, the sequence GCATGTTGAGATCCAGCAAAATAACATCTGGCAGGTGCTGCGGATGTGTTAAATGCTGTTTCATATAATCCAGTACCTCCTGCGCATCCGAAAAGGTGCGGATATCTTTACTTATCCCCTGCCGTTCTATCATGATCTGCGCTATCTGCTGGTGTATAGGATCATCATCCACAATGAAAACCATATTGATCAACTTCATAAAAGGGACTATTCTCGCCTAAATGTAATAATAAATTTTGTTCCAAGGCCTGGCTGGCTTTCTGCTCTGATACTTCCCCCCATCGCCTCTACCTGGGTTTTAGTAATAAACAGGCCTATCCCCTTGGCATCCTTGTTCTTATGGAATGTTTTCCGGAAGCCAAACAACTTATTGCCAAAGCGTTCCATGTCAATCCCCATTCCATTGTCTTCTACCGTTAATACCGTATAGGCCTCTTCTTCCCAGCTTTCCAGATGTAATGCCAGGGGCCTGTCGGCCGACCGGTACCGGATGGCATTGGTAATAAAATTTTGCAGGATGCTATCCAGGTATACCCTGGGATATTCAATCACCGGCGCCTTATCAAAGCTGGCCGTAAGCCGGATACCACTGGTTTCTATATCTACCAACAGCACGTCCTTTACCTTTTGCAACCGTTCCGCAAAGAAGAGTTTTTCCTTTTCAACATTAATATCCTTTCTGATCTGGACTACCTCTACCAGGTCGTTGAGTGTTTCATCTATCTTTTTGATCACCTCCTGTACCATGCCCAGGTATAGTTCCCGTTCCTGCAGGGATAACGCCTCATTATGCATCTGCATCAGCGCTTTCAGGTTAGCGATAGGTGCCCTGAGGTTATGAGAAGTGATATGGGCAAAATCTTCCAGCTGCTTATTCTGGTTGAGCAGGCTTTTGTTAAGCGTAGAAAGCTGCTCGTTGGCCTTACGCAGGTCTTTCTGCATTTTCCGGCTTTCTGTGATATCCCACATGAATACGGAGATGCTGCCATCGCGCATAGACGTTAGTAAAAAATCATACCATTTGTTTGGTTGGGAGAAGTAGATGCTGAATGACTGTGATTCCTGTTTATCAATACATTCCTGCAATCTGTTGTAGAAGACTGTATCTGCCAGCCAGGGAAACACTTCGAATATCTTACTCCCTTCCGTTACACTATGCCCCACCATGGCCTCTGCCTTTTTGTTGGCAAAGTTGAGGGTACCATCTCTTTCTATGGCTGCATACCCCATGTCAATCGCATCAAAAAACAGGCGCATCAGTTCGGTATTACGGGATAGTTCATCACGTATCTGATGTTGTTCCGTAATATCCTGGCATACCCCATAGAGGCGTACCAGTTTACCATCTTTATAGCCGGGCTGTCCGATACTGTTTATCCGCTTATGATTCCCCTTTGCAGTAATAATATTGAAATGAGCATCGTAGGGCTTCCCTTCCTCTTTACAAAGTTTGATCAGCCGGTCTATTTCCTTGCGGGAGTCTTCTGTGTAAAACTCCAGCGCAGCCGTATTATCCAAAGGGGTTCCCAGTTCCATTTCAAAGATATGATAGGTTTCTGCCGACCACCTCACCTGGCAGGTAGTCATGTCTACTTCCCATCCCCCTATTTTGCCTACCTTACCCGTTTGCAACAGGAATTCCTGGTTTTGCAGGTTCTCTGCCTCCTGTAGTTTTTTCTCCGTAATGTCATTGACCAGGGCTACTACTATCATGTCTTTATCCACCGGGTCTTCTACCGGGAATACGGTCAGGTCCAGGCATACTTCCCGGCCCAACTGGGTCCATTGTTCATCCTGTGAAAAGTCGACCTTTTTTTCCAGCCGCAGGGTTTCATTTTGCTGCAATGCCTGTGTAAAAAGCATATCCAGCTGAAACATCCGTGCAAAACGATCATTCATCACATTAAAAGGCACCCCAGAAAGCGATTCCGGTGTATTCAGGAAATGGCGTTGTGTATGATTAATCCGCTGCACAAATCCAAAGCTGTCGAACTGTATATACCCAACCGGCAGATTTTCAATGATATTATCCAGCAGGCGTTCGCTTTTACGCAAGCTGATTTCTGCCAGTTTCTTTTCGGTGATTTCCGTTAAGATGAGGAACAGGTCCGCTTCTGCACCCGGACCTTCTGATACAGAAAACACGATGGCCTCAAAGTACACAGGATGGATCCGCGTTACATTCCCATATTCCTGTTCTGTATATTTCAGGAGTATTTCTTTGGTAACAGGTGTTTGTTTGTGTGCCACTTCAGCAAACAACTGGCTTAATCCATTATGCTGATAGAAGGGGTCTGTCAGCAGGTTATAGCCAGGGGTCGTAAATAAAGCATGATCTTCCCCCCATATGTCCCGTTGTTTGCTGTTCATATCAATGCTGATCCCTTCCGCAGTAAACTGTTGCAGGCCTATGGGCAGGTTTTCCAGTATTTCCCCGAAGTAATGATCATTCTTCTTACGTTTTATTTCCAGCAGTTTGCGGCCGGTAATGTCCATTCCGAACAACAGGTAGGTTTGTGCCCCGGGAGCCGGTTGCAGCATCATATCGAGCCAGATGGGCGCGGTAGAGGTATGGCAGCATATTTCGGTTCTTACGGAGATACCTGTCTGTAATTTTTTCCAGATATCCTGCCATTTACGTTTATCCGTCACTAAAGCCCCAAAGGGGCTTCCCTGCAGTTTTTCCGCAGGCCTTTGCAGCAGTTGGGAAGCAAAAGTATTTGCCAGCACGATATTACCCGCAGGATCCAGTGTTATGACCAGGGCGCTATGATCGATTGCCTTCTGGGTAAACAGCATGGCCTCTTTTCCGGAGGAGCAATGCACTACTTTTCCTTGCGGGCGCAGGGTAAACAGTATATAGACGGGCGTGTTGGGGGTGTCCTGTAATGGTTTACAGGATATTTTATAATGTTGGACTAATTTTCCATCATGCATCACCTGGGCATTCCAGCTGCGCTTTTTTCCTGCCAGCGCAGCTTTAAAATGCAGCTGCAACAGTTCCTGCCAGTCGGGCAAATTACAGTATAAGTCGTGCAAACACGTACCCGGAGCAATGGTTGTGTCAAGGATTCTCCGGTTTTCTGATACAAAAGCTTCATTCATTTCCAGCAGGCAACCATGCAAATCCAGCACGGCCACAGGGTCCTTCATTTCTTCCAGGATCTGGTTCAGCATAGCTAAATTCATAAGCTTGTATTCTCAAAAAAGCATCTAAAGTACTTAATATATTACAAAAAAACACTATTACCAAGTGGTAAGATAACAAATTGTTTCACAATAAGATAAGTATTTTACAAATGAAGTAGCAGCTTGGTCTGCCGGTCAAAACGGTGAAGCGGGCGCTGGTTGTCGGGGATGAAGTTAACAGGATGTTATCCACGATTGTGGATTTTCTATTTTCAGCATATGTAAAAGGATAGATATCTTTGAGGGCCAATAGATTAATGTGGCCGGCAAAATAGTCCGTTGCAGGTAACTTAAATTCTTAACCAACAATTGTAATGAAGATGAAAGTATTAATTATTATGGGATCAGAAAGTGACAAACCAGTTATGCAAGAATCCCAGCATTACCTGCAATATTTTAGTATCGAAAGTGAAATGGTAGTAGCCTCTGCGCATCGTAATCCGGACAAGGTACGTGATCTTTGTATCAATGCTGAGCAAAACGGGTTTGGCGTGGTTATTGCCGCAGCAGGTATGGCAGCAGCATTGCCTGGTGTAGTATCTGCCTATACTTCCTTACCGGTATTAGGCGTTCCTTTAGATGGCGGTTTGCCCGGTGGTATTGACGCATTGTATTCCATTGTGCAGATGCCCGCAGGTTTGCCCGTAGGTACTCTTGCTGTAGGCAAAGCAGGTGCACGCAATGCAGCGATACTCGCAGCCAGAATATTTGCGCTGAGCGATAAAGCTGTAGCAGCACGTGTAGCAGCATTTAAACAAAATGGTTACAGAATTTAGTAATTGCTTAACAAAACCGCGGTCAGGATTGTAGAATAATTAGATATATTACAATCGTATTCCTCGTATCTTAAATCATAGCATCTTTGACTGAATCAATTATCAACTTAGATAGTATTAATCCCATTGAGTTTTTCGGAGTAAACAACGGAAAGCTGGATTTACTGAAAAAGAAATTTCCCCTGTTAAAGATCCTGTCCAGAGGCACACAGCTGAAACTGTCAGGCGCACCGGAGGAAGTTACCACCGCCCAGGAAAAGATAGGCCAGATTGTTAAATACCTTGAAAGAAATGGTAATTTAACAGAGGGCTATTTTGAACAGATTTTAGGCGATGGAGAAGTAAGTGTTGACCACTTCAGTGATAGAAATCCCAATGAAGTGTTGGTATTCGGGCCTAACGGACGTACGGTACGTGCCCGGACCGCGAATCAAAAAAAGATGGTATCCCTGGCCGACAAGAACGATATCGTATTTGCCATTGGGCCGGCGGGTACCGGTAAAACCTATACTGCCGTGGCACTGGCAGTACGGGCATTAAAGAACAAGGCTGTCAGAAAGATCATTCTTACCCGTCCTGCTGTAGAAGCAGGGGAAAACCTGGGATTTCTGCCAGGTGATCTTAAAGAAAAGATTGACCCCTACCTGCGCCCGCTGTATGATGCACTGGATGATATGATACCGGCAGAGAAGCTGAGCTATTTTATGACCAACAACATCATTGAAATTGCACCACTGGCGTATATGCGTGGTCGTACACTGGATAATTCCTTTATTATCCTGGACGAGGCACAAAATGCGACAGACCTGCAGATCAAAATGTTTCTGACCAGAATAGGGCCTTCTGCCAAAGCCATCATCACTGGTGACCTCACCCAGATAGATCTGCCCAAAAACCAAAAGTCGGGCCTGGAAAAGGCAACCCGGATCTTAAAGAAGATCGATGGGATCGGTTATTTACAGCTGGATGAAGAGGATGTAGTAAGGCATCGCCTGGTAAAAGCCATTATCAAGGCGTATGATGCGGAAAAAGAGCGGGAGGAAAAGATATAAGCTGTTAGCTGTTAGCCTTTAGCTGTTAGCTTGCATTATACAAGCTAACAGCTAAAGGCTAACAAGCAAACATCAATACCTAAAAGCTAACAGCCAACAGCTAATAGCTCCATATTAACGCTTCCTTAACAGGCTAAACCGTAAATTTAGCCTTCGGAAAGAGCCGTATGTAGGAAACCCTGCCTGTGATGAAAGGATGAGAAAGCAGCTGATGAAGACATGCCGGTCAGCGTTGGAAGTAAATGTACTGATAGCCCAAATGCTTGCCCTCAAATGTTCACTTTTGCAGAATTGGATCTTTCCCCCTATTTTTGTTAGTGATATTATATAATTAATTGACTACATGACCAATTATTGGCGAATTCTGACTTTGGCTCTTTTATCAGTCGCATTATTCAGTGGTTGTAAAAAACAGGCAACACCTCAGGAAGTGGCGTTGGCGTTTATGCATGCCATACAGGATTCTAATTTTGACCTGGCCAGAGAATATGCTACAAAAGAATCACAGCAGGTAATACAATTGTACTCCTTCTTTGATGCCCGCAGAAGTGATGCGGAAAGAGAAAAGATCAAAAAAGCGCATATTGAAGTAGTGGATACCCAGGAAGTAGATGATAAGGCATCTGTCACTATCCTTAATTCATCTGCCCACCAGAAAGAGATCCTGCAATTGATCAAAGAAAGCGGGAAATGGCGTATTTCTTTAACTTTTGAAAGTATTATACCCAATTATATTCCACCAGCTAACCCAACCACTTTAGACTCTACATCAATGACGCCAACGGACACCGCGCCACAAGCTCCCATTGCTGCACCGGCGTCAAAGTAACTTCTTACAGCCTTTTTGCTGTATTTAGCGGATAATTTTTAGCTATTACAGTTGAGTTCCTTAATTTTGCCACGCACTAACGTGTAGTACCTGTTTAAAAACGGGGTATTTTGTTGCCATTTAACTTGTATCAGGGGTTAATGGATGCATCTTTTCATATCTCTCCTGCCAGTGCAGGAGCAATAAATTGCAACGGAAACAAAGCCTGGATTACACGTGAAGCGAAGTATTGTATATAAAATTAAAAGAAAAGTAGATTATGATGACAAATCCATGGCATAGTGTTAATCCCGGATCGCACGTGCCGAATGTTGTAAATGCTATTATTGAAATTCCTAAAGGATGTCGCGCCAAATATGAACTGGATAAAGAAAGCGGTTTATTGAAACTGGACAGGGTACTGTATTCTTCCGTCTACTATCCGGCCAACTACGGGTTTATTCCACAATCTTACTGTGATGATCATGATCCATTGGATATCCTGATCCTGTCTCAGATTGAGTGTGTGCCCATGTGTATCATCGAAGCCAAAGTAATTGGCGTGATGCAGATGATAGATGGCGGAGAAGCGGATGATAAGATCATCGCGGTAGCTGCCAATGATATGAGCGTAAATTACATCAACGATATTTCAGAATTACCTCCTCATTTTACTGCAGAAATGAGACATTTCTTTGAAGAATATAAAAGGCTGGAAAACAAAACCGTGCAGGTAGAAGAATTCCAGAATAAAGCAGTGGCAGAGCGGATCATTATGGAAAGCTTTGACGCGTATCAGAAAATGTTCAAACAAAAATAGATGCGCATGACCCTTCCTATCATCCTTGGGCTTATTCTACTGGGCTTGCTGGCAGGCGCTTTCAGCGGAGTAGTAGGTATTGGTGGCGGTATTATCATTGTACCGGCACTGGTATACCTCTTTGGATTATCACAACACCAGGCGCAGGGCACTACGCTTGGCTTACTGATGTTTCCGGTAGGTATACTGGCGGTAATACAGTATTACAAACAAGGTTATATTGATTACCGTTTTGTACTTTTTATTGCTGCCGGCTTCATTATCGGCGGCTACCTGGGTGGTAAATTAGTGGTGAACATTCCTGATTACATCATCAAGAAAATTTTTGCACTGCTTATGATAGCCATTGCAGTGAAAATCTTATTCTTTGATAAATAACCTGATACTAAACGCCACACAAATAGCCTTGCCGGCTATTTGTGTGGCGTTTTTCTTTTGCCGGCATACTAACTTTGCAAATACCGCTTAATAATGCGCAGCTGATGCGTACGCAACCCCGTATCCGCATTAATGATCCCCTGATTGTCAATATTATCTACCCTCACTTTCCCGGCAGCATGGATGATTTCATGATCGTTCAATAGGATCCCCACATGGGTAATACGCCCCTCTGCGTTATCAAAAAAGGCAAGGTCGCCCAGGCGGGCTTCCTGTAAAAAGTCTAATACGTCTCCTTGTGTTGCCTGCTGGTACGCATCCCTTAAAAGCGATATGCCGCATAGTTTAAACACAGACTGGGTAAATCCGGAGCAATCAATACCAAACACCGACTTGCCTCCCCATAAATAAGCCGTATTCAGAAAATGGAATGCGATCCCCCTTAATTCATGTATTACAGGCCTGGCAGGTAATGCCTGCATTGCCCCCGGGTCCTCCCCAAACTGTACTTTTATGCCTCCCCAGTACGCCTCATTCCCATTACTTCCTTTGATAGTACACCCATATGGCACTACCATAGGTTGCCCATTTAGTAGCACAGTATTGCTCCAATGCGGCATAAAATGAGTAACTTGTGCATTAAATAACTGGTTGTCAATAATTTCCAGGTGAACAGTGGTGGCCCATCCTTCATAACTATCAGACTGGCATTTTACCTTTACCCAACCATCGGTACCGGTATCTGTTATTTCCACACATTCACCCCAAAGCACCTGGGAAATCATTTCACTCTTATGGGCTGCAGCAGCTCTTAGAGGCATTACAGGAACTATTGTAATGGCGTATGGCATACTAATTGTATAATTCGATTATATGAAATTAAAAATGTAATAGCTAATGAACTTTTTCAGGATTTTTACGTAAATATAGATAATAACATTTATGCATCAGCAGTTAACCAACTTATCAGATAAGGAGCTTATATCCCTGGCCCGCAAGCAAAAAAACCGGGAAGCAGAAGGTATATTAATGGAGCGGTACTGTCATCTGCTGGTGGCGGTTAGTTTACCCCATATCACCGGACAGCCTGGCGCACAAGTAAACGTATTGTACCCCACCTTATTACAGCAACTGAGTAACAGTCTTAAAACACAAACCATCTACAAAGTAAATGAGTGGATGCATCATGTGGTGAAGGGCAATTTTACCAAACCAGATAAAAGTGTACCGTTTTATCCTTCCCGGGATGTGCGGGACATGCTTCATATTGAGAACAAAGTGGTCAAAACGTCCGGTAACAACCTGGAGCGGCAGGATATGATCGCCCAGCTGCAATTGGCCATAGACCGGTTAGGTGCGGAAGACCGGGAATTCATTACCAGATTCTACCTGGAGAACCAATCTTTTGCTACACTGGCAGCAGAAAAAGGATACAGGATGGAAAAGGTAAGACATATCTTAAAAACGGCTAAGAATAAACTGGCCAAGCAATTCATGCATCAAACCTATGCAAAGTAACAATACCCCATATAACGAAAAAGTACTGAAAATCTTCACCAGTATCCGTTGCCTTAACAGGGATCAGCTTCCCCGTTATCTGGAAGGCCGGCTTACGGATGTGGAAAAACACCTGGTAGAACAACACCTGGCAGATTGCGACTTATGTTTTGAAGCATTGCAAGCACTGGAAAACGAGTCCTCCATGGACCGTTACCATGGCTTTACGAATAGTGTACAGCAATATATTCACCAAAGTGTTCAACCTGTATCACATTTACAGAAAGTAGCACAATATGCCCGTAAGGAAAAGAAAAAGGAAAGCCTGCTGGCCTATTTCTGGCTCATTGCATTTGTGTTGCTGGGTGTAGGCAGCATTTTTGTGCTGAAAGGACACCTGCGCAATCAGTCGGCTATGGCAGCCAATGCAGGTAATCCTCCCCCTCCTGCTGATACGGCTAAAACAGGCACTGCCGCCCCGCTGGCAGAAAACAAACCCTCCGAAATAAATACAGCGACAGCACCTGTAAAGCTTGCTACCAGTACCAATACGGTTAAACCAACACCAACGGCTCCCCATAACAATACTACCGCCAAACCAGCTGCAGCTGATACGGCTAAAACAACAAAACCGGTACCACCTAAAGTAGTGCCTCCTGCTGCGCAGAAAAAGGATAGTGTTGTTAAAAAAGCACCTGTACCAGCGCCTAAAGCGCCGGATACCTTAAAAAAAGAAGAGGACAAAAAGAAGGAAGAAGAAAAACCGGTACCTATTGTAAAACCGGCGCCTGCTCCACCAAAGGAGAAACCGGCGGCACAGGATGACGAGGCAGATCAACCGGAGAAAGTAGAAAAGAAAACACCGGTAGTTTCGCCCGCATCCAATAATGATGAGTTTTTGTATAAAGCCGCCATGGTTTATCAGCAACAAGGCGATCTGGGAGAAGCTATTACCCGCTATAAAAGGCTATCTAATATCAGTACCGGCAAATATGCCGAACTGGCCAGATACCAGCTGGCCATCTGTTATCGCAGCAAAGGACAGGCAGGTAAAGCCAGACGTATGTTCCGCGAAGTGGTACGTATGGACGGCAGCATGAAAGATGCCGCCCAAAAAGCATTGGACAGCATGTAAATTCCCCTGCACTGAAAATACCCAGGTATAGGGCCGGATATTGCCCTGGCAGCCATCCGGCTTTTTTTATGGAATTTTGCTTTCGCTGCATCTATTAAGCAGCATCTATATTTAGCCTGTGAATTATCCAGATCCACAACAACTAACAGACCAGGAATTATTACAACGGTTTAAAGCCGATGGCAATGGCGATTGGATAGGTATCCTCTTTGACCGGTACGCCTTACTGCTGCTGGGTATGTGTATGAAATACCTGAAGAATGAAGAAGATGCGCGGGATAGTGTACAGCAGATCTTCCTGAAAGTTTTGTCTGAAGTCAATAAGCACGACATCCAATATTTCCGCGCCTGGATTTACCAGGTGACTAAAAATTATTGTCTGATGCAGCTCCGGCAGCACCATATGAAGTATAAGGAAGAAATTACGGACAAGCATATGGGGGCTATTATAGAAGAACCGGTAAATACAAAGGCACATCAGGAAAAGGATCTGATGCTGGAAAATATGGAACAGGCTATGGCTATGCTGAGCCCGGAACAAAACACCTGCGTAAAATTATTCTACCTGGATAAAAAGTCTTACCAGGAAATAGCAGACCAGACCGGGTATACTTTGCTGCAGGTGAAAAGCTATATTCAGAATGGCAAACGTAACCTTAAACTATTATTAGAGAAACAACAACGTGCAAACAAAGCATAATTTGCATACATTAGTGAACACCGTATTATGAGCAAGCATTTCAACGACATATTTGTAACCACCAAGTGCCCTTCACAGCAGCAACTTCTGGACTATGTTCAGGGAAAGTTACAGCCGGAGGAGCAGCATGAGGTAGAAATGCACCTGTCTGACTGTGAGCTATGCAGTGAAGCACTGGAAGGCTTATCAGCCATACAGCACCAGGAAAAAATTCCCGGATGGTTAAGGGAAATGAAATGGGAGCTGTTAAGAAAACTACATAAACGTACCCGCATTAAAAGAAAGCAGGAAACCTATATCTACCTGGCCGTGATTATCCTGGCAGTCATATTCCTGATGCTCGGTTTGTTCTGGGCTTATCATTTTTCGCTGAAGCGGTAAAGTGGCTGGCATTGACGTTACCTAATACAGGGTTTTATCGCCCTTTTCCTTCCAAGCATGAAACACCGTTAAAGCTTCCGCTGTGGGCATCCCTATCAGCGGTATCTTCTTTTCATCATGTGGTACCGCTATCTCCCGGTAAATAAATGAGTCATCAAAATCAATGGCGGCAGCGTCTTCTTTGGTATTAGCATAATACACCCGTTGTGGCCGTGCCCAGTAAATAGCACCCAGGCACATAGGACATGGCTCGCAGGAAGTATAAATTTCGCAATCATGCAACTGAAAAGTATTTAATTTTTTACAGGCCGCTCTTATTGCTACTACTTCTGCATGGGCAGTAGGATCATTATGCCGCAGCACCTGGTTCCACCCTTCTCCCACCACTTCTTCTCCCCGGACTACGATTGTACCAAACGGCCCACCATCTCCATTACTCATTCCTTTCTCTGATAATTTTACTGCCATCTGCATGAACCGTTTTTCTCTTTCTCCTATCATAGCTACTTGTTTATTTCAAATTTAACGAATAAAAAAGATATGCGATAACGGCGCACATGAGGCCGCATGCATAAAAAACCCGGCGAAGAATCGCCGGGTATGTTCAACTGTGTATCGTCTTGTTACTTATGCTTTCTATATAGTTTGTACAGGTTTTCACCTGTTATCTGTTTATTTATTCCTGATCACCACTACTCCATCAAACACATCTATCAACACTGGTTTTGATTTATCGATATCTCCTGCCAGGATCTGTTTACTTAACAGGTTGATAATTTCCTTCTGGATCAGGCGCTTCAATGGCCGTGCTCCAAACTGCGGATCATAGCCCTGTGCTGCCAGGTATTCCAGTGCATAATCAGAGAATTCCAATATCATGCCATTCCTTGCCAACATGGCCTTCAAATGTTGTAATTGTATGTTAATAATCCCCTTAATTTCTGCTCTCATCAATGGCTGGAACATGATCACCTCATCTACCCTGTTCAGGAATTCGGGGCGTATCGTTTGCTTCAGCAATGTCATCACTTCTTCCTTCGTTCTGTCTACTACTTCTTCCCTGTTTGCATCATTGATATTTTCAAAATTATCCTGGATAACCTGGCTACCCATGTTGCTGGTCATAATGATGATGGTGTTTTTGAAATTCACCACACGACCTTTGTTATCCGTTAACCGGCCATCGTCCAATACCTGCAGCAGGATATTAAATACATCCGGATGTGCTTTTTCTATTTCGTCCAGCAGCACTACGGAATAAGGTTTACGCCTTACTGCTTCAGTAAGCTGTCCTCCTTCATCATACCCTACATAACCCGGAGGTGCACCAACCAAACGGCTTACCGCATGTTTTTCCTGGTACTCACTCATATCTATGCGGGTCATCATCGTTTCATCATCAAAGAGGTATTCTGCCAGTGCTTTCGCCAATTCAGTTTTACCTACACCAGTAGTACCCAGGAATATAAACGATCCGATCGGACGTTTGGGATCCTGTAATCCTGCCCGGCTACGGCGGATAGCATCGGACACAGCTACAATAGCTTCTTCCTGGCCTACCACCCGCTGGTGCAATTCGTCTTCCAGCTTCAGCAACTTATCCTTTTCACTTTGCATCATCCTGGCTACCGGAATACCGGTGGCCTTTGCTACATTCTGCGCGATATCTTCCGCATCTACTTCTTCTTTCAGCAGGCGTCTGTTATTAGCAGACATACTGGTCAGCTCCGCAGTGCTGTCGGCCACCACCTGTTCCTGTTCCTTCACTTTACCATAGCGAATCTCCGCTACCTTACCATAATCTCCGTTACGTTCTGCCTGTTCTGCTTCCAGCTTCAGGTTTTCAATGGCAGCCTTCGCATTCTGTATCCTGTCTACTATTTCTTTTTCTGCCTGCCACTTTGCTTTAAAAGTATTCCGCTCTTCACTCAGCCGGGCTATTTCTTCTCCCAGCTCCCGCAATTTATCTTCGTCATTTTCTCTTTTAATAGCTTCCTTCTCAATTTCCAGCTGCCGGATACGCCTTTCCAGTTCATCCAGTTCTTCCGGCATGGAATTCATTTCCAGCCTCAGCTTGGCCGCACTTTCATCGATCAGGTCTATCGCCTTGTCCGGCAGGAAACGATCCGTTATATACCGGTGTGATAATTCAACGGCTGCAATGATCGCCTCATCTTTTACCCTTACGTGGTGATGGCTTTCATAACGCTCTTTCAGTCCCCTTAAAATAGAGATAGCATCTTCCACACTGGGCTCATCCACCATTACCCGTTGGAAACGGCGTTCCAGGGCTTTATCTTTTTCAAAGTATTTCTGGTATTCGTTCAGGGTAGTTGCCCCTATCGCCCGTAGTTCACCACGTGCCAGTGCTGGTTTAAGAATATTAGCAGCATCCATCGCACCTTCCATCGCACCTGCACCGATGAGGGTATGTATTTCATCAATGAACAGGATGATCTGGCCATCACTTTCTGTTACTTCTTTCACTACTGCTTTCAACCTTTCTTCAAACTCACCCCGGTATTTAGCACCGGCCATGAGCGCTCCCATATCCAGCCCGTAAATGATCTTGGACTTCAGATTTTCCGGCACATCCCCATTTAAGATACGGTGTGCCAGTCCTTCTACAATTGCTGTTTTACCTACACCCGGTTCTCCTACCAGAATCGGATTATTTTTAGACCGGCGGGAAAGAATATGCAATGTTCTGCGTATTTCTTCATCCCGTCCTATCACCGGATCCAGCTTTCCTTCCCTGGCAAGTTCATTCAGGTTCTTGCCATACTTCTGTAAGGAATTGTATTGGGCTTCAGCCGTCTGGGAGTTGACGGTATTTCCCTTGCGTAATTCCTTGATCGCTGCCTTCAAGCCTTTTTCAGTAAGGCCGGCATCTTTCAGTAATTTGGCAGTATCGTCACTACCACCTAATATCCCCAACAGCAAGTGTTCCACACTTACAAACTCGTCTTTAAATTCTTTGATACTGGCACCTGCACGCAGCATGGCATTATTAGCATCCCTGCCGAGCATCTGCCCACCTTCACCACCAGCCAGCTTCGCATATTTTCCAATCTGCTCTTCCAGCTTACCGGAGATAAAGTTGG encodes:
- a CDS encoding response regulator, encoding MKLINMVFIVDDDPIHQQIAQIMIERQGISKDIRTFSDAQEVLDYMKQHLTHPQHLPDVILLDLNMPVMDGWDFLNEYAGFQEILAKPIKIFVLTSSIDEKDKERVRTYSFVTGYLTKPLSKEIITHLAV
- a CDS encoding PAS domain S-box protein — translated: MNLAMLNQILEEMKDPVAVLDLHGCLLEMNEAFVSENRRILDTTIAPGTCLHDLYCNLPDWQELLQLHFKAALAGKKRSWNAQVMHDGKLVQHYKISCKPLQDTPNTPVYILFTLRPQGKVVHCSSGKEAMLFTQKAIDHSALVITLDPAGNIVLANTFASQLLQRPAEKLQGSPFGALVTDKRKWQDIWKKLQTGISVRTEICCHTSTAPIWLDMMLQPAPGAQTYLLFGMDITGRKLLEIKRKKNDHYFGEILENLPIGLQQFTAEGISIDMNSKQRDIWGEDHALFTTPGYNLLTDPFYQHNGLSQLFAEVAHKQTPVTKEILLKYTEQEYGNVTRIHPVYFEAIVFSVSEGPGAEADLFLILTEITEKKLAEISLRKSERLLDNIIENLPVGYIQFDSFGFVQRINHTQRHFLNTPESLSGVPFNVMNDRFARMFQLDMLFTQALQQNETLRLEKKVDFSQDEQWTQLGREVCLDLTVFPVEDPVDKDMIVVALVNDITEKKLQEAENLQNQEFLLQTGKVGKIGGWEVDMTTCQVRWSAETYHIFEMELGTPLDNTAALEFYTEDSRKEIDRLIKLCKEEGKPYDAHFNIITAKGNHKRINSIGQPGYKDGKLVRLYGVCQDITEQHQIRDELSRNTELMRLFFDAIDMGYAAIERDGTLNFANKKAEAMVGHSVTEGSKIFEVFPWLADTVFYNRLQECIDKQESQSFSIYFSQPNKWYDFLLTSMRDGSISVFMWDITESRKMQKDLRKANEQLSTLNKSLLNQNKQLEDFAHITSHNLRAPIANLKALMQMHNEALSLQERELYLGMVQEVIKKIDETLNDLVEVVQIRKDINVEKEKLFFAERLQKVKDVLLVDIETSGIRLTASFDKAPVIEYPRVYLDSILQNFITNAIRYRSADRPLALHLESWEEEAYTVLTVEDNGMGIDMERFGNKLFGFRKTFHKNKDAKGIGLFITKTQVEAMGGSIRAESQPGLGTKFIITFRRE
- the purE gene encoding 5-(carboxyamino)imidazole ribonucleotide mutase, which encodes MKVLIIMGSESDKPVMQESQHYLQYFSIESEMVVASAHRNPDKVRDLCINAEQNGFGVVIAAAGMAAALPGVVSAYTSLPVLGVPLDGGLPGGIDALYSIVQMPAGLPVGTLAVGKAGARNAAILAARIFALSDKAVAARVAAFKQNGYRI
- a CDS encoding PhoH family protein; amino-acid sequence: MTESIINLDSINPIEFFGVNNGKLDLLKKKFPLLKILSRGTQLKLSGAPEEVTTAQEKIGQIVKYLERNGNLTEGYFEQILGDGEVSVDHFSDRNPNEVLVFGPNGRTVRARTANQKKMVSLADKNDIVFAIGPAGTGKTYTAVALAVRALKNKAVRKIILTRPAVEAGENLGFLPGDLKEKIDPYLRPLYDALDDMIPAEKLSYFMTNNIIEIAPLAYMRGRTLDNSFIILDEAQNATDLQIKMFLTRIGPSAKAIITGDLTQIDLPKNQKSGLEKATRILKKIDGIGYLQLDEEDVVRHRLVKAIIKAYDAEKEREEKI
- a CDS encoding inorganic diphosphatase; the protein is MMTNPWHSVNPGSHVPNVVNAIIEIPKGCRAKYELDKESGLLKLDRVLYSSVYYPANYGFIPQSYCDDHDPLDILILSQIECVPMCIIEAKVIGVMQMIDGGEADDKIIAVAANDMSVNYINDISELPPHFTAEMRHFFEEYKRLENKTVQVEEFQNKAVAERIIMESFDAYQKMFKQK
- a CDS encoding sulfite exporter TauE/SafE family protein, whose product is MTLPIILGLILLGLLAGAFSGVVGIGGGIIIVPALVYLFGLSQHQAQGTTLGLLMFPVGILAVIQYYKQGYIDYRFVLFIAAGFIIGGYLGGKLVVNIPDYIIKKIFALLMIAIAVKILFFDK